TGGACTTTCAATTATATATGGGATTATCAAACAACATGACGGATACATAAATGTCTACAGTTGTCCCGGTGAGGGAACTACGTTCAACATATACTTTCCGGTAATAAGGACCAAAGCTGAAAAACCTGGGGTACAGAAGGTAGTTCCGGCCCGCAGGGGTGCAGAGACCATACTGCTCGCTGAGGATGAACCGGATGTCCGTGATGTTATAAAAACCCTGCTTGAAAGCTTTGGATACAAGGTTATTGAGGCAGTAGACGGCGAGGATGCAATAAGTAGATTTAAAGAGAATGAAGAATATATCAACCTGCTTGTTTTTGACCTGCTGATGCCTCATAAGAATGGTAAAGAGGCTTATGATGAGATTAAAAAAATAAATTCTGATGTTAGGATTGTCTATATAAGCGGTTACAGTGATGATATTATCAGGAGGAGCATATTTGAAGAGGGGTTTGATTTTATATCAAAGCCCTTAAAGCCGAATGATTTCCTGAGAAAGATAAGAGACGTGCTTGACAGGGAAGCCGCAGTTCCGGGGAAAAGGGTACATTCAGCAATTTAAGGCGTGAGCAGAGTGCAGAAGTAAGACGCAAGAAGTTAGAAGTTAGATGAAAGAAGTAAGAAGCAAGATGCAAGTATACGGATGCCATCAAAATTTTATATGAGGTTTTTCTTACTTCTTACCTCTTACTTCTTGCTTCTGATGCGTGCTCACTGTTTGTTATTTCCCCGGCCTTATCCTAACATCAACTGTCATACCAAGTTTGAACGGTGTTTTCTCAAGTAATCGTATCTTTACCTTAATAATCTTCATCGCCAGGTTCTTTGCAGGATTGTTCGGCCGGATGTTTCTTTCACCTGCATAGCCGGCGATGTCCTCTATCTCTCCTTTGAATATCTTTCCGCGATATGCCTCGGAAGTAATATCAACCGGGTCTTTGATTTGAATCAGGGCGATATCCGTTTCATCTACCTCTGCATTAATTCTTATCTTATCTACATCAGCGATGGTCAGTATTGCAAAATCCTCAGTAATCATCTCACCTTCAAATAAGTTTTTATGTATGACCTTTCCGGATATAGGGGCTGTAATGAGCGTCTTTTCTATAACCCATTTAAAATATTCAACAGATGCCTCAGCCTTTTTTACAGAATCCTCAAGCAGTCTCAAAGTCTCTTCTTTAGGGCCTTTTTCTATCAGCCTTTTCTCTTCCTCAGCCGCCTTCATACGTGATGATGCAACGCGAAAGGCATTTTCACGTTCATCAAGCATGGCCTTAGGGATTACGCCATCTCTGAAAAGTGATTCATATCGCTCAAGATTTTTTTTTGCAAGTTCCATATCAGCAACAGCCGCTTCATAATTAGCCTCAGCCCTTTTGACCTCTTCTGCCCTTGAACCTGATGCAATTTCCCTGAGTTTAGATTTGGCAACCTCCAATTCAGTCTCAGCCTCTTTCTGCTTTGCCTCAATATCCCTGTTACTGAGTTTTGCAATCAACTGCCCCTTTTTAACCCTGTCACCTTCATTAACATATATCTTCTCAATCCTCCCTGTAATCTCACTACCTACATCAACTTCAAGCCCCGGAAGGGTTTCAACCTTCCCCTCAGCCGCAACATATCTTGGAAGTATGGAATTATTATCTTTTGCCCCTGATTCTGATAATCTGAGGCCGGAGCCGGAGATTAAATAGATAATGATAATTAGTGTAAGTAATATAGAAATAATAATTGACTTTTTCATATGATAATAACCCCATCCCCACCCTACCCCTCCCCTTGAAGGGGAGGGAATCTAAATTTATGCCTACTCTCCCCTTGAAGGGGAGGGAATTAAAATTGATGCCTATTCTCCCCTTGAAGGGGAGGGAATAAACACAGCCCCCTCTCTGATTCCCTCTTTTCCCTCTCCCTCAGGGAGAGCTGCAATTAAATTCCTTCCAAATCCCTCCCCCCTCTTTTGCGGGGGGAGGCAGGAGGGGGGATCAGGGTGAGGGTGGGGTTTCGTGTCTTTTTTCTTGCTTCTTACTTCTTGCCTATGCTCACTCTACCCTACGCCCGGAACACCATTACCGGATCAAGTTTCTTTACCTTTCTTACTGAAAACCATGCGGATAAAATACATGTCAAAAATATCACAATAAACAGTAAAAAAGAAAGCGGCAAGCTTAGGTAGATTGAGACGCCGCCTTTTTCCATTCCTCCTCTGACTGCAAGAATAAAGATTATACCGATTAAGTATCCTACTACAGCGCTGATGCCTGCCTGGCTGAATATAACCTTGTAGATGTCTATATTTCTTGCCCCGATAGCCTTCAGTGTGCCGAATTCCCTGATGTGTTCCATAGTATTTGCATAAATTGTCTGGCCTACTATCGCCCCGCCGACTGCCAGTCCAAGCAGGGCCGTAAGAAAGAAACTCATCCCCATGCCTGTTTGAATCGTCCAGTACATAACACTCTTGGTTATAAATTCCTTTTTTGTAAAAACATCATTATCTTTAAGTGTGTCGCGTAATGATGCAACAACAGCACCAATTTTCTCTTTGTCCTTAACCTTGGCTACAATGAATATCGTCTGCCTCTCCCCGCTGAACCAGGAAAACAGACCCCACAACTCGTTGTAAGACATAAAGATCATAGGCATGGTAGTAAAACTTTTTATACCTTGCGACAGACCTACAAGCTTGAATGAGTGCGGACGTTCCAATGTTATCTCATAAGTAGTGCCCACACTGAGTTTGCCGAGCCGCTGTTCAGATGTCTTATCCAGTATCATATACCTCCCGCCCATTACATCATAAGGGCTTCCCTCAATCATTGTCCATGGGGCACCTATGCCTGTATCTGGATTAAACCCAATTATCTGAACCTGCTCCCTTCCGCCGTTTGCAAGTTTAAGAAAACCGAATGAGATAAGGAGCTTCTCAGCCCATTCAACATCTGGCATGGATTTTACACGGTAAATCCTGTTTTCAGGAAATGGATTGGCAAAATCAAAGTTCTGTATGTTCTTTGAGGTGATCCAGATGTCGGCATCTATATGCCTTATAATCGCCGTAGCATTTCCCATCATCCCCAGATACATGCCCATCTGTGCAATGACCAGTATTGTAGCAAACGTAATCCCCATCAGGGTAATAAAGAGTCTGCCCTTCTCATGCAACAGAGTTTTTATTGCAAGCCAGAACATGGGAAATCAGTATAGGATAAATGCTATAATAGTTCAATGTAAGGAGAAAAGCAGAAGCAAGAAGTGAGAAGTAAGAAATAAGATAACAGAAGAAACCACACCCTCACCCTGACCCTCTCCCTGAGGGAGAGGGGGCTGTGTTTATTCCCTCCCCTTCAAGGGGAGGGTTAGGGTGGGGATGGGTTTTTAAACGATGAATACTATAAGCATATACATACACATACCATTCTGCATTAAGAAGTGTCCTTATTGCAGTTTTAATTCGGTTGAGGGGGGTGAGATACCGGAGGATGCGTATATTGAAGCCCTGTTAAAAGAACTCTCATTCCATATTCAGGAGATGCCTGAGTTATCAGACAGGGTGCTTGAGACTATTTATTTTGGCGGGGGGACGCCTTCGTTGATTTCTGCTGAGGGGATTGAGAGGGTTATTGGGGGAATAAGTTTAAGCCAAGCTAAGCCCATCCCCACCCTTACCCTCCCCTTGAAGGGGAGTGAATTACGGTTTATAGGAGAGGGTCAGGGTGAGGGGGAGCCTGGCGAAGTTACCCTTGAAGTAAATCCCGGGACAGTTACTCTTGATAAGCTGAAACTCTTCAAGGAAGCCGGAATAAACAGGTTAAGTATTGGAGTTCAATCTTTTGATGAGAGGCGGCTCAAATTTCTCGGCAGGATTCATACGGTCAGGGATGCGCTGAAGTGTTATGAGGATGCGAGGAGTGTTGGTTTTCACAATGTCGGGATTGACCTTATATCGTGTATCCCGGGTCAGACTATTTCTGAGTGGTGTTCTGAATTAGATACAGCAGTCTCTCTGAGACCGGAGCATATCTCAGCGTATACACTTTCGCTTGAGAAGGGTACACCATTTTATACATTGCAAAATACCGGGAAGTTATTATTACCTTCTGAGGAAGATCAGGCTGGGATGTTTGAGTTTACAATAGACAGGCTGACATCAGCAGGCTATCTCCATTACGAGGTATCAAACTATGCACTGCAGGATTATGAATCAAGGCATAACAATAGATACTGGAGATACCGGGATTCATCAGATTACATTGGACTTGGGGCCGGTGCCCATTCTTATATGTCATTTCCTGATTGGGGTGTGAGGAGGTGGAATGAATCCCCCCCTGATAAATATATGAAGGCTATTGAAAAATCCGGCAGTGCAGTCAAAGGTATGGAACGGTTATCAAAGGACAATGCTGTAACTGAGGCTATATTCCTTGGGCTAAGGAAAACAGAGGGAATTGATTTGTACCTGTTTTCAAAAAGATTCAGTCTTTCACTGATGGACTCTCATTCAGAAAAGATATCTGAACTTATACAGGAAGGTTTCCTCACCTTATCAGACAGCAGATTAAGCCTGACCCGTAAAGGCCTACTTGTCGCAGATTCAGTAATAATTGCCTTGCTCTCTTAATCCTGTTAACTCTACCTGTCAGTAATTAAACGCCGCTGAAACAAATAGGGTAAGACTCTGCATTACCATGTCCTGTAGAGTGGTGTTCCCGCTGATGATCTGGGCTTTTCCTGTTCCATACTCA
This portion of the Nitrospirota bacterium genome encodes:
- a CDS encoding HlyD family secretion protein gives rise to the protein MKKSIIISILLTLIIIIYLISGSGLRLSESGAKDNNSILPRYVAAEGKVETLPGLEVDVGSEITGRIEKIYVNEGDRVKKGQLIAKLSNRDIEAKQKEAETELEVAKSKLREIASGSRAEEVKRAEANYEAAVADMELAKKNLERYESLFRDGVIPKAMLDERENAFRVASSRMKAAEEEKRLIEKGPKEETLRLLEDSVKKAEASVEYFKWVIEKTLITAPISGKVIHKNLFEGEMITEDFAILTIADVDKIRINAEVDETDIALIQIKDPVDITSEAYRGKIFKGEIEDIAGYAGERNIRPNNPAKNLAMKIIKVKIRLLEKTPFKLGMTVDVRIRPGK
- a CDS encoding ABC transporter permease encodes the protein MFWLAIKTLLHEKGRLFITLMGITFATILVIAQMGMYLGMMGNATAIIRHIDADIWITSKNIQNFDFANPFPENRIYRVKSMPDVEWAEKLLISFGFLKLANGGREQVQIIGFNPDTGIGAPWTMIEGSPYDVMGGRYMILDKTSEQRLGKLSVGTTYEITLERPHSFKLVGLSQGIKSFTTMPMIFMSYNELWGLFSWFSGERQTIFIVAKVKDKEKIGAVVASLRDTLKDNDVFTKKEFITKSVMYWTIQTGMGMSFFLTALLGLAVGGAIVGQTIYANTMEHIREFGTLKAIGARNIDIYKVIFSQAGISAVVGYLIGIIFILAVRGGMEKGGVSIYLSLPLSFLLFIVIFLTCILSAWFSVRKVKKLDPVMVFRA
- the hemW gene encoding radical SAM family heme chaperone HemW, whose protein sequence is MNTISIYIHIPFCIKKCPYCSFNSVEGGEIPEDAYIEALLKELSFHIQEMPELSDRVLETIYFGGGTPSLISAEGIERVIGGISLSQAKPIPTLTLPLKGSELRFIGEGQGEGEPGEVTLEVNPGTVTLDKLKLFKEAGINRLSIGVQSFDERRLKFLGRIHTVRDALKCYEDARSVGFHNVGIDLISCIPGQTISEWCSELDTAVSLRPEHISAYTLSLEKGTPFYTLQNTGKLLLPSEEDQAGMFEFTIDRLTSAGYLHYEVSNYALQDYESRHNNRYWRYRDSSDYIGLGAGAHSYMSFPDWGVRRWNESPPDKYMKAIEKSGSAVKGMERLSKDNAVTEAIFLGLRKTEGIDLYLFSKRFSLSLMDSHSEKISELIQEGFLTLSDSRLSLTRKGLLVADSVIIALLS